In one window of Skermanella rosea DNA:
- a CDS encoding GlxA family transcriptional regulator translates to MGHTASTPETVGFLLIPRFSMIAFTAALEPLRLANHISGRELYRWVLLSPDGTAGEASCGLRIAVDHGIDAAPHIPAIVLCSGIDGHWYEDRGVLSWLRRRAAQGVEFGSLCTASHILARAGLLNGYRCTIHWENLAGFAETYPEIEATGELFTVDRNRFTCAGGTAAMDMMLHRIARTHGDKLAVSIAEQLLHEKIRQGSVRQREAIQPDPAIERQELAAAVKLMLENIEEPLDLLTLSSRLGQSRRNVERLFRKFMNCSPARHYLGLRLQRARQLLCQTRMSVMEVAISCGFVSATHFSKCYRDYFGVAPRADQSSHRVRPLVEPARQPEVAK, encoded by the coding sequence ATGGGCCATACCGCGAGCACGCCTGAGACGGTGGGGTTTCTGCTGATTCCCCGGTTCTCGATGATCGCGTTCACGGCGGCCCTGGAGCCCCTCCGGCTCGCCAACCACATCAGCGGGCGGGAGCTGTACCGCTGGGTATTGCTCTCCCCCGACGGGACCGCGGGAGAGGCGAGCTGCGGGCTGCGGATCGCGGTGGACCATGGCATCGACGCGGCGCCCCACATCCCCGCCATCGTCCTGTGCAGCGGCATCGACGGCCACTGGTACGAGGACCGCGGCGTGCTGTCATGGCTGCGGCGACGGGCGGCGCAGGGGGTGGAGTTCGGCTCCCTCTGCACCGCCAGCCACATCCTGGCGCGGGCCGGCCTGCTGAACGGATATCGCTGCACGATCCACTGGGAGAACCTGGCCGGCTTCGCCGAGACTTATCCTGAGATCGAGGCGACCGGCGAGCTGTTCACCGTCGACCGCAACCGCTTCACCTGCGCCGGCGGGACGGCGGCGATGGACATGATGCTCCACCGCATCGCCCGGACGCATGGCGATAAGCTGGCGGTATCGATCGCCGAACAACTCCTGCACGAAAAGATCCGCCAAGGCTCGGTCCGCCAGCGGGAGGCGATCCAGCCCGATCCCGCCATCGAACGGCAGGAACTTGCCGCCGCCGTCAAGCTGATGCTGGAGAACATCGAGGAGCCGCTGGACCTGCTGACCCTGTCCAGCCGGCTGGGCCAGTCGCGGCGCAACGTCGAGCGGCTGTTCCGCAAGTTCATGAACTGCTCTCCCGCGCGCCATTACCTGGGGCTCCGGCTCCAGCGGGCGCGCCAGCTGCTGTGCCAGACCCGGATGTCGGTGATGGAAGTGGCGATCAGCTGCGGCTTCGTCTCGGCGACGCATTTCAGCAAATGTTACCGCGACTATTTCGGCGTGGCGCCCAGGGCCGACCAGAGCAGTCACCGGGTCCGCCCCCTGGTCGAGCCGGCCCGCCAGCCCGAGGTGGCGAAATGA
- the betA gene encoding choline dehydrogenase produces the protein MPTIQEFDYIIVGAGSAGNVLAARLTEDEGVSVLLLEAGGPDHRMDFRTQMPAALAFPLQGRRYNWAYLTEPEPFMNNRRMECGRGKGLGGSSLINGMCYIRGNAMDYDNWAEQFGLDGWSYRDCLPYFRKAESRDIGPNEYHGGDGPVSVATPKTHNNPLYHAMIEAGVQAGYPHTDDLNGYRQEGFGPMDRTVTPQGRRASTARGYLDMAKGRPGLTIVTHALSDRVLFDGKRAVGVSYLRKGEPVTAHARREVLVCAGAIASPALLQRSGLGPADLLRDLGVSPVAEIPGVGANLQDHLEMYLQYECTQPVSLYPALKWWNQPAIGAEWLFMGTGTGASNQFEAGGFIRSDESFAWPNIQYHFLPVAINYNGTNAVNAHGFQAHVGSMRSPSRGRIHAKSRDPREAPSILFNYMSTAQDWREFRDAIRITREIMAQPALDPYRGREISPGVNFQSDAELDEFVRQHGETAYHPSCSCRMGTDDMAVVDGQGRVHGVDRLRVIDASIMPQITTGNLNAPTIMMAEKLADVIRGRDALPRADVPYYVAGDAPARQPVPAGAAVSSYRSAG, from the coding sequence ATGCCTACCATCCAGGAGTTCGACTACATCATCGTCGGCGCCGGCTCGGCCGGGAACGTGCTGGCCGCCCGCCTGACCGAGGACGAGGGAGTCAGCGTCCTGCTGCTGGAGGCCGGCGGGCCGGACCACCGGATGGATTTCCGCACCCAGATGCCGGCGGCGCTGGCCTTCCCGCTCCAGGGGCGGCGCTACAACTGGGCCTACCTGACCGAGCCCGAGCCCTTCATGAACAACCGGCGCATGGAATGCGGCCGGGGCAAGGGGCTGGGCGGCTCGTCGCTGATCAACGGCATGTGCTACATCCGCGGCAACGCGATGGACTACGACAACTGGGCGGAGCAGTTCGGCCTTGACGGCTGGAGCTACCGCGACTGCCTGCCCTATTTCCGCAAGGCGGAAAGCCGCGACATCGGGCCGAACGAATACCATGGCGGCGACGGCCCGGTCAGCGTGGCGACGCCGAAGACCCATAACAACCCGCTCTACCATGCCATGATAGAGGCGGGGGTGCAGGCGGGGTATCCGCATACCGACGACCTGAACGGCTATCGGCAGGAAGGCTTCGGCCCGATGGACCGGACCGTCACGCCGCAGGGCCGCCGGGCCAGCACCGCGCGGGGCTACCTGGACATGGCGAAGGGCAGGCCGGGCCTGACCATCGTCACCCACGCGCTGAGCGACCGGGTGCTGTTCGACGGCAAGCGCGCCGTCGGCGTGTCGTACCTGCGCAAGGGCGAGCCGGTGACGGCGCATGCCCGCCGCGAGGTCCTGGTCTGCGCCGGCGCCATCGCTTCGCCGGCCCTGCTGCAGCGCTCCGGCCTCGGTCCCGCCGACCTCCTGCGCGACCTCGGCGTATCGCCGGTGGCGGAGATCCCCGGCGTCGGCGCCAACCTCCAGGACCATCTGGAGATGTACCTGCAGTACGAGTGCACCCAGCCGGTGTCGCTCTATCCCGCGCTGAAATGGTGGAACCAACCGGCGATCGGGGCGGAGTGGCTGTTCATGGGCACCGGCACCGGGGCCAGCAACCAGTTCGAGGCGGGCGGCTTCATCCGCTCGGACGAGAGCTTCGCCTGGCCGAACATCCAGTACCATTTCCTACCCGTGGCGATTAACTACAACGGCACCAACGCGGTGAACGCCCACGGCTTCCAGGCCCATGTCGGCTCCATGCGGTCGCCCAGCCGGGGCCGCATCCATGCGAAGTCACGCGATCCGCGCGAGGCGCCGAGCATCCTGTTCAACTACATGTCCACCGCCCAGGACTGGCGGGAGTTCCGCGACGCCATCCGCATCACCCGCGAGATCATGGCGCAGCCGGCGCTGGACCCCTATCGCGGGCGGGAGATCAGCCCCGGCGTGAACTTCCAGTCCGACGCCGAACTGGACGAGTTCGTCCGGCAGCATGGCGAGACCGCCTATCACCCGTCCTGCTCGTGCCGGATGGGCACCGACGACATGGCCGTGGTGGACGGGCAAGGCAGGGTCCACGGGGTGGACCGGCTCCGCGTGATCGACGCCTCGATCATGCCGCAGATCACCACGGGGAACTTGAACGCGCCGACCATCATGATGGCCGAGAAATTGGCCGACGTGATCCGGGGCCGGGACGCGCTGCCGCGCGCCGACGTGCCCTACTATGTCGCGGGGGATGCTCCGGCCCGGCAGCCGGTTCCGGCCGGAGCGGCGGTTTCCAGCTATCGCTCCGCCGGGTGA
- the betB gene encoding betaine-aldehyde dehydrogenase, whose protein sequence is MARFGQQQLYIHGSTSAAEGGAAFTTVNPATGEVLAEVSQASAADIDRAVASAREGQRAWMDLSAMQRSRILRRAVEILRERNDELAELETLDTGKPLSETSVVDIVTGADVLEYYAGLVPAIEGQQIPLRASSFVYTRREPLGVVAGIGAWNYPIQIALWKSAPALAAGNAMIFKPSEVTPLTALKLAEIYTEAGLPDGVFNVVQGDGRVGALLAEHPGIEKISFTGGVETGRKVMAAAGGSTLKEVTMELGGKSPLIVFPDADLDRAADIAMMANFYSSGQVCTNGTRVFVHRSVMEDFQSRLLERVKRIRLGDPLDPRTNFGPLSSFGHLEKVLRYIELGRKEGARLLAGGSRVTRAPFDKGAFVEPTIFADCRDDMAIVREEIFGPVMSLLGFDDEDEVVRRANATSYGLAAGLVTESLTTAHRVIHRLEAGICWINSWGESPPEMPVGGYKQSGIGRENGLGTLEHYTRIKSVQVELGDFASVF, encoded by the coding sequence ATGGCCAGGTTCGGGCAGCAGCAGCTTTACATTCATGGCAGCACTTCGGCGGCCGAGGGGGGCGCTGCCTTCACGACGGTCAACCCGGCGACCGGCGAGGTGCTGGCCGAAGTGAGCCAAGCCTCGGCCGCCGACATCGACCGTGCCGTCGCCAGCGCCCGGGAGGGGCAGCGTGCCTGGATGGACCTGTCCGCCATGCAGCGCTCGCGCATCCTGCGCCGCGCCGTCGAGATCCTGCGGGAGCGCAACGACGAACTGGCCGAACTGGAGACGCTGGACACCGGCAAGCCGCTGAGCGAGACGAGCGTCGTGGACATCGTGACCGGCGCCGACGTGCTGGAATACTATGCCGGGCTGGTTCCGGCGATCGAGGGGCAGCAGATCCCGCTGCGCGCCTCGTCCTTCGTCTATACCAGGCGGGAGCCGCTGGGCGTGGTCGCCGGCATCGGCGCCTGGAACTACCCGATCCAGATCGCCCTGTGGAAGTCCGCCCCGGCGCTGGCCGCCGGCAACGCGATGATCTTCAAGCCCAGCGAGGTCACCCCGCTGACCGCCCTCAAGCTGGCGGAGATCTACACGGAAGCGGGATTGCCCGACGGCGTGTTCAACGTCGTCCAGGGTGACGGCCGGGTCGGCGCGCTGCTGGCCGAGCATCCCGGCATCGAGAAGATCTCCTTCACCGGCGGCGTCGAGACCGGCCGCAAGGTGATGGCGGCGGCCGGCGGCTCCACGTTGAAGGAAGTGACGATGGAACTGGGCGGCAAGTCGCCGCTGATCGTCTTCCCCGACGCCGACCTGGACCGCGCCGCCGACATCGCGATGATGGCGAACTTCTACAGCTCCGGCCAGGTCTGCACCAACGGCACCCGGGTCTTCGTCCACCGCTCCGTCATGGAGGATTTCCAGTCGCGGCTTCTGGAGCGCGTCAAGCGCATCCGGCTGGGTGATCCGCTCGACCCGCGGACCAATTTCGGCCCGCTGTCCAGCTTCGGCCACCTGGAGAAGGTGCTCCGCTACATCGAGTTGGGCCGCAAGGAGGGTGCCAGGCTTCTTGCCGGCGGATCGCGCGTCACCCGGGCGCCGTTCGACAAGGGCGCCTTCGTCGAACCCACCATCTTCGCCGACTGCCGCGACGACATGGCGATCGTGCGGGAGGAGATCTTCGGCCCGGTTATGAGCCTGCTGGGCTTCGACGACGAGGACGAGGTGGTCCGCCGCGCCAACGCCACCTCCTACGGCCTCGCCGCCGGGCTGGTGACCGAGAGCCTGACCACCGCGCACCGCGTGATCCACAGGCTTGAGGCGGGCATCTGCTGGATCAACAGCTGGGGCGAATCGCCGCCCGAGATGCCGGTCGGCGGCTACAAGCAGTCGGGCATCGGCCGCGAGAACGGCCTCGGCACGCTCGAACACTATACCCGGATCAAGTCTGTCCAGGTCGAGCTGGGCGATTTCGCCTCGGTATTCTGA
- a CDS encoding type II toxin-antitoxin system MqsR family toxin — protein sequence MATLQTMRRSHFYKSMTAYADHRVWQDVYHVPSSAGMLYVKFTADTVTEFLLLSFKEKDDE from the coding sequence GTGGCGACACTGCAGACCATGCGGCGATCTCATTTCTACAAGTCCATGACAGCCTATGCGGATCATCGGGTCTGGCAGGACGTGTACCATGTGCCATCGTCAGCAGGGATGCTGTACGTGAAGTTTACCGCCGATACCGTGACCGAATTCCTGCTGCTGTCCTTCAAGGAGAAAGACGATGAGTGA
- a CDS encoding type II toxin-antitoxin system MqsA family antitoxin: MYRDTRPMTLSYRTESITFDMPGWYCDMSGESIHTGADMKVSDRMLNRLKARTEGLLEPEEVRRIRKKLGLTQEQAGQLVGGGPRAFQKYENGDLLPSRAISSALVLLDHDPDGLKVLRGRSGKADMGSLDKPHEGPQP, encoded by the coding sequence ATGTACCGCGACACGCGGCCTATGACGCTGTCTTACCGGACTGAAAGCATCACCTTCGACATGCCGGGATGGTATTGCGACATGTCGGGCGAAAGCATCCATACCGGTGCCGACATGAAGGTTTCCGACCGGATGCTGAACCGGCTCAAGGCCCGGACCGAAGGATTGCTCGAACCGGAGGAGGTCCGCCGCATCCGCAAGAAACTCGGCCTCACCCAGGAACAGGCCGGGCAGCTCGTCGGCGGCGGCCCGCGCGCTTTTCAGAAATACGAAAACGGCGATCTGCTGCCCAGCAGGGCCATCAGCAGCGCCCTTGTCCTGCTCGACCACGACCCCGACGGTTTGAAGGTGCTCAGAGGGCGGAGCGGGAAAGCCGACATGGGGTCACTGGATAAACCGCATGAGGGGCCGCAACCCTGA
- the betI gene encoding transcriptional regulator BetI, with translation MPKVGMEPIRRQQLIEATITSISRYGFADATISRISKEAGVSTGIIHHYFGSKDDLLEATMRNLLQQLRLDVVGRLAAASSPEQRLAAIIDGNFAANQFDRPVIVAWLAFWAQVPHVPELARLQRVNARRLRSNLLYDLRRLLPSDRAEEAATGLAALIDGLWLRASLEGVEKSDTARAIVQSYLASQLGRRIDAAG, from the coding sequence ATGCCGAAAGTCGGTATGGAGCCAATACGCCGACAGCAGCTTATCGAGGCGACGATCACGTCGATCAGCCGCTACGGTTTCGCTGATGCGACCATATCACGGATCAGCAAGGAAGCGGGCGTTTCCACCGGCATCATACATCATTATTTCGGCAGCAAGGACGACCTTCTTGAGGCGACGATGCGAAATCTTCTGCAGCAGCTGCGCCTGGACGTTGTCGGGCGGTTGGCGGCGGCCTCCTCGCCGGAACAGCGCCTGGCCGCCATCATCGACGGCAATTTCGCGGCCAACCAGTTCGACCGGCCGGTGATCGTCGCCTGGCTCGCCTTCTGGGCGCAGGTCCCGCACGTGCCCGAACTGGCCCGCCTGCAGCGCGTCAACGCCCGGCGCCTGCGCTCCAACCTGCTCTACGACCTGCGCCGCCTGCTGCCGTCCGATCGCGCCGAGGAGGCGGCGACCGGCCTTGCCGCCCTGATCGACGGGCTGTGGCTGCGCGCCTCCCTCGAAGGCGTCGAGAAGTCCGACACGGCGCGGGCGATCGTGCAGAGCTATCTCGCGTCGCAGCTCGGGCGCAGGATTGACGCGGCGGGATAG
- a CDS encoding choline ABC transporter substrate-binding protein has protein sequence MQTYTRTPKFGALARTLALAFTVSAVALTAAVPGPSAAAEPDQCRAVRFGDVGWSDIAATTGTASVVLQGLGYKTTTQIASVPVVFLGLKKKDIDVFLGNWMPTMETFIRPYIEDKSIEVVRANLEGAKYTLAVPSYAAEGGLRDFSDIAKFKDKLDGRIYGIEAGNDGNVIIDNMIKADAFGLKGFRLVESSEAGMLSQIKRAQRSKEWAVFLGWEPHPMNKSIDMTYLTGGDEWFGPNLGGATVYTNVPAGYRQTCPNVGKFLENLVFDLNMENEIMTSIIDEKQAPEAAATAWLKSNPAVLETWLKGVTTVDGKDGLAAVRKHLGIS, from the coding sequence ATGCAGACCTACACGCGCACGCCGAAATTTGGCGCCCTCGCACGCACCCTGGCGCTGGCCTTCACGGTATCGGCCGTAGCCTTGACGGCGGCCGTCCCCGGTCCCTCGGCCGCGGCGGAACCCGACCAGTGCAGGGCGGTACGCTTCGGCGACGTCGGCTGGAGCGACATCGCCGCGACCACGGGGACGGCATCGGTCGTGCTCCAGGGGCTGGGCTACAAGACGACGACCCAGATCGCGTCGGTGCCGGTGGTGTTCCTGGGGCTGAAGAAGAAGGACATCGACGTCTTCCTGGGCAACTGGATGCCGACGATGGAAACGTTCATCCGGCCCTATATCGAGGACAAGTCGATCGAGGTCGTGCGCGCCAACCTCGAGGGCGCCAAGTACACCCTGGCGGTCCCGTCATACGCCGCCGAGGGCGGCCTCCGCGACTTCTCGGACATCGCGAAGTTCAAGGACAAGCTCGACGGCAGGATCTACGGGATCGAGGCCGGCAACGACGGCAACGTGATCATCGACAACATGATCAAGGCCGATGCCTTCGGCCTGAAGGGCTTTCGGCTGGTCGAGTCCAGCGAAGCCGGCATGTTGAGCCAGATCAAGCGGGCCCAGCGGTCCAAGGAGTGGGCGGTCTTCCTGGGCTGGGAACCCCACCCGATGAACAAGTCGATCGACATGACCTACCTGACCGGCGGCGACGAATGGTTCGGGCCCAACCTGGGCGGGGCGACGGTCTACACCAACGTGCCGGCGGGTTATCGGCAGACCTGCCCGAACGTCGGCAAGTTCCTCGAGAATCTCGTGTTCGACCTGAACATGGAGAACGAGATCATGACGTCGATCATCGACGAAAAGCAGGCGCCGGAGGCTGCGGCGACGGCTTGGCTGAAGAGCAACCCCGCGGTTCTGGAAACATGGCTCAAGGGCGTCACCACCGTGGATGGCAAGGACGGCCTGGCGGCGGTCAGGAAGCATCTCGGCATCTCCTGA
- a CDS encoding amino acid kinase family protein, protein MDSRLIPTKEAPPTLEDACVIQVGGTLADWVGTADWIALAARLGAVRPTIIVPTGGPFVDTVREAEDMWRLHPAVVRRMTLLAMDSFALLLHGIHPEIGIAAGPAEMKANAATGRASVWLPSSLAQTRRELIEDWDAASDSLAAWLAVEIRAERLILVKAGACPCHSVEALGADTAAMVRDGVLSPGFPVWRRRFGGAVWCVERERVEDVAAALEQGGGFGCPLAATPLMGVAAPER, encoded by the coding sequence ATGGACTCCCGGTTGATCCCGACGAAAGAAGCCCCGCCGACCTTGGAGGACGCCTGCGTGATCCAGGTCGGCGGCACCCTCGCCGATTGGGTGGGAACGGCCGACTGGATAGCGCTGGCGGCGCGGCTGGGTGCCGTACGCCCGACGATCATCGTGCCGACCGGCGGCCCCTTCGTCGATACGGTTCGGGAAGCCGAGGACATGTGGCGACTCCATCCCGCCGTCGTGCGACGGATGACGCTGCTGGCGATGGACAGCTTCGCCCTGCTGCTGCATGGCATCCACCCCGAGATCGGGATCGCGGCCGGTCCGGCGGAGATGAAGGCCAACGCCGCCACCGGGCGAGCCAGCGTCTGGCTGCCGTCTTCCCTGGCGCAAACGCGGCGGGAATTGATCGAGGATTGGGACGCGGCCTCGGACAGCCTCGCGGCGTGGCTCGCGGTGGAGATCCGCGCGGAGCGGCTGATCCTGGTCAAGGCGGGGGCCTGCCCGTGCCATTCCGTCGAGGCTCTCGGGGCGGATACCGCCGCGATGGTGCGCGACGGGGTCCTGAGCCCCGGCTTCCCGGTCTGGCGGCGCCGGTTCGGAGGCGCCGTCTGGTGCGTGGAGCGCGAGCGGGTGGAGGACGTGGCCGCCGCGCTGGAACAGGGCGGCGGCTTCGGATGCCCGCTGGCCGCGACACCCCTGATGGGCGTCGCGGCGCCGGAACGTTAG
- a CDS encoding FAD-dependent oxidoreductase, which translates to MILEGAEIPSGEVIETEICIIGAGAAGITMALELTGAPFRVSIIEAGGFEYPENGQPNYEGTQTGIEYADLDACRLRYFGGTTNHWGGYCRSLDPIDFEKRDWIPHSGWPITLDDVKAHYPRATEIIGLNPHLFDGEYWSKAAGLPVLPFDPKRFHTGATQIHATRFGEVHRDAVKASPNVTCYLNCSVVDLVIGETENLIREVTVVNAAGNRSTFRARHFVLACGGMENPRMLLNANKVRPNGIGNDHDNVGRFFMEHRVASPGMILLSDGSTDLSFYRRNTVPSGEYIEGSLHLSEETIRAERMCNAQFSLELYDGIRTQGDRSLAAIRDGLKKFVSGGGWVRDFNVHVGNIICDIDYVAGNLARRITGDPGNMAVWLLKMEVEQVPNPDSRITLTDQVDDLGLRRINLHWATQEIEKHSVVRSMELMGEELGRLGLGRMQIAMEDDPNVWSRFDTWGFHHAGTTRMSADPRDGVVDADCRVHGVGNLYVVGNSVFTTVGTSNPTFTITALSVRLAGHLKGLLTA; encoded by the coding sequence ATGATCTTAGAAGGCGCCGAGATACCTTCCGGCGAAGTCATCGAGACTGAAATCTGCATCATCGGTGCCGGTGCCGCCGGCATCACGATGGCGCTGGAACTGACCGGTGCGCCCTTCCGGGTATCCATCATCGAAGCGGGCGGCTTCGAGTATCCGGAGAACGGCCAACCCAATTACGAGGGCACCCAGACCGGTATCGAGTATGCCGATCTGGACGCCTGCCGCCTGCGCTATTTCGGGGGAACGACGAACCATTGGGGCGGCTATTGCCGCAGCCTGGACCCGATCGATTTCGAGAAGCGTGACTGGATCCCGCACAGCGGCTGGCCGATCACCCTGGACGACGTCAAGGCCCACTATCCGCGCGCGACCGAGATCATCGGCCTCAACCCCCATCTGTTCGACGGCGAGTACTGGTCCAAGGCGGCCGGCTTGCCGGTTCTGCCGTTCGACCCCAAGCGGTTCCACACCGGCGCCACCCAGATCCACGCGACCCGCTTCGGCGAGGTCCACCGGGATGCCGTGAAGGCGTCGCCCAACGTCACCTGCTACCTCAATTGCAGCGTCGTCGACCTGGTGATCGGCGAGACCGAGAACCTGATCCGGGAAGTGACCGTCGTGAACGCGGCGGGCAACCGCTCCACCTTCCGCGCCCGCCATTTCGTGCTGGCCTGCGGCGGGATGGAAAACCCGCGGATGCTGCTGAACGCCAACAAGGTGCGGCCCAACGGCATCGGAAACGACCATGACAATGTCGGCCGGTTCTTCATGGAGCACCGGGTCGCCAGCCCCGGCATGATCCTGCTGTCCGACGGTTCGACCGACCTCAGCTTCTACCGCCGGAACACGGTGCCGAGCGGCGAATACATCGAGGGTTCCCTGCACCTCAGCGAGGAGACGATCCGCGCCGAGCGGATGTGCAACGCGCAGTTCAGCCTGGAACTCTATGACGGCATCCGCACCCAGGGCGACCGGTCGCTGGCTGCGATCCGCGACGGGCTGAAGAAATTCGTCTCGGGCGGCGGCTGGGTTCGCGACTTCAACGTCCATGTCGGCAACATCATCTGCGACATCGACTATGTCGCCGGCAACCTCGCCCGCCGGATCACCGGCGACCCGGGCAACATGGCGGTCTGGCTGCTGAAGATGGAGGTCGAGCAGGTCCCCAACCCCGACAGCCGCATCACCCTGACCGATCAGGTCGACGATCTGGGCCTGCGCCGGATCAACCTGCACTGGGCGACGCAGGAGATCGAGAAGCACAGCGTGGTCCGCTCCATGGAACTGATGGGCGAGGAGCTGGGGCGTCTCGGCCTCGGCCGGATGCAGATCGCCATGGAGGACGATCCCAATGTCTGGTCGCGCTTCGACACCTGGGGCTTCCACCATGCCGGCACGACCCGGATGAGCGCCGATCCGCGCGACGGCGTCGTCGATGCCGATTGCAGGGTCCACGGCGTCGGCAATCTCTACGTCGTCGGCAATTCGGTCTTCACGACGGTCGGCACCTCCAACCCGACCTTCACCATCACCGCGCTTTCCGTCCGGCTGGCCGGACATCTGAAGGGGCTGTTGACAGCATGA
- a CDS encoding HAD family hydrolase, with amino-acid sequence MAHMDTAFVFDLDGTLIDSVYQHVLAWQEALDAEGIDLSAWRIHRKIGMSGGLFTNMLVRETGLDIEQDLLDRLRARHAEAYRRQSGRLRALPGSRELLAHLTNSGIPWTIATSGRMETAAPALEVLGIDLEKIKVVTRDQVKYAKPDPDLFLTAVERLGVDIQSTIVVGDSIWDTLAAQRARALSVGLLCGGYGADELQRAGAFRVYEDPADLLKHLDEVGGRR; translated from the coding sequence ATGGCCCACATGGATACCGCCTTCGTGTTCGACCTGGACGGCACGCTGATCGACAGCGTCTACCAGCACGTGCTGGCATGGCAGGAAGCGCTGGACGCCGAGGGGATCGATCTGTCCGCCTGGCGCATCCACCGCAAGATCGGCATGAGCGGCGGGCTGTTCACCAACATGCTGGTCCGGGAGACAGGCCTCGACATCGAGCAGGACCTGCTGGACCGGCTGCGGGCGCGCCACGCCGAGGCCTACCGGCGGCAGTCCGGCCGGCTGCGGGCCCTGCCGGGATCGCGGGAACTGCTGGCGCACCTGACGAACTCCGGCATTCCCTGGACGATCGCGACCAGCGGCAGGATGGAGACGGCGGCGCCCGCGCTTGAGGTGCTGGGAATCGACCTGGAGAAGATCAAGGTCGTGACCCGCGACCAGGTCAAGTACGCCAAACCGGACCCCGACCTGTTCCTGACCGCGGTCGAACGGCTGGGCGTCGATATCCAGTCCACCATCGTGGTCGGCGACAGCATCTGGGACACGCTGGCGGCCCAGCGCGCCCGCGCGCTGAGCGTCGGCCTGCTGTGCGGCGGCTACGGCGCCGACGAGCTCCAGCGGGCGGGAGCCTTCCGGGTCTACGAGGATCCGGCCGACCTGCTGAAGCACCTGGACGAGGTCGGCGGCCGGCGCTGA
- a CDS encoding phosphatase PAP2 family protein, translating to MENSYPLPRTARAMIARRPLVAKACSPEPTGVAGLDLIVRNFCLDDPGPVAQAVKIAGRYGIKRHVLIPAFALCWAAGSHRDLPALEQAGRIGVTGVVATALVSEAIKRNLCRSRPCDCGDAGEWGTEGARSFPSGHAGSAFAAATAVALAAGDRRIGGGVFAVAGVLAGGRVYADRHWTSDVVAGAVLGTAVTALAAWWLGVRR from the coding sequence ATGGAAAATTCCTATCCGCTGCCGCGCACGGCGCGGGCGATGATCGCCCGCCGGCCGTTGGTTGCCAAGGCCTGCTCCCCGGAACCGACCGGGGTGGCGGGCCTTGACCTGATCGTCCGCAACTTCTGTCTCGACGACCCCGGACCCGTCGCCCAGGCGGTCAAAATCGCGGGACGATACGGCATCAAACGCCACGTCCTGATCCCCGCCTTCGCCCTGTGCTGGGCGGCGGGCAGTCATCGCGACCTGCCGGCGCTGGAGCAGGCCGGCAGGATCGGCGTGACCGGCGTGGTGGCGACGGCGCTGGTATCCGAAGCGATCAAGCGCAACCTGTGCCGCTCCCGCCCCTGCGACTGCGGCGATGCCGGCGAATGGGGCACCGAGGGCGCCCGCTCCTTCCCCTCCGGCCATGCGGGAAGCGCTTTCGCGGCCGCCACGGCGGTGGCCCTCGCGGCCGGGGACCGACGCATCGGCGGGGGCGTCTTCGCGGTAGCCGGCGTGCTGGCGGGCGGGCGGGTCTACGCCGACCGGCACTGGACCTCCGACGTGGTCGCCGGCGCCGTCCTGGGCACGGCGGTCACCGCGCTGGCGGCGTGGTGGCTGGGAGTACGGCGCTAG